The following are encoded in a window of Thiohalobacter sp. IOR34 genomic DNA:
- the tssL gene encoding type VI secretion system protein TssL, long form, protein MDDGCPPEKKKDEGAPAWVMTFADLMSLLMCFFVLLLSFSEMDVAKYKQIAGSMREAFGVQRKHKVKEPPKGINIIAQEFSAGRPDPTPFNIVEQMTTDTMKQFLDTGDRRRKSHDGKQGRKGGGSRPESGHDGLEKGAQKQQGQEEITREELVMMPKADAMELLKARKAAEQRKRLQKTAEQIRKALRAEIKSGAVEVESTDKRIIIRIREKASFPSGSAYLRESFRPILLRVGEILKGVDGKLVVSGHSDNIPIFTERYRSNWELSAARAVSVVHELIDEAGIQPQRISIEGRADTQPLVPNDSPANRAKNRRVEILFVQGDDLETANELPLSGVEATPGLGAAPRQPGQMVDEDPFVAAPPVAGTKSAGVP, encoded by the coding sequence ATGGATGACGGGTGCCCGCCGGAGAAGAAGAAAGACGAGGGTGCGCCGGCCTGGGTGATGACCTTTGCCGACCTGATGTCGCTGCTGATGTGCTTCTTCGTCCTGCTGCTGTCCTTCTCCGAGATGGATGTGGCCAAGTACAAGCAGATCGCCGGCTCCATGCGCGAGGCCTTTGGCGTGCAGCGCAAGCACAAGGTCAAGGAACCCCCCAAGGGCATCAACATCATCGCCCAGGAATTCAGTGCCGGGCGTCCCGACCCGACCCCCTTCAACATCGTCGAGCAGATGACCACCGACACCATGAAGCAGTTCCTGGACACGGGGGACAGGCGCCGCAAGAGTCACGATGGCAAGCAGGGCCGCAAGGGTGGCGGTTCGCGCCCCGAGTCCGGGCACGACGGCCTGGAGAAGGGCGCCCAGAAGCAGCAGGGGCAGGAGGAGATCACCCGCGAGGAGCTGGTGATGATGCCCAAGGCGGATGCCATGGAGCTGCTCAAGGCGCGCAAGGCTGCAGAACAGCGCAAGCGGCTGCAGAAGACGGCCGAGCAGATTCGCAAGGCGCTGCGCGCCGAGATCAAGAGCGGGGCCGTGGAGGTGGAGAGCACGGACAAGCGGATCATCATTCGCATCCGCGAGAAGGCCTCCTTCCCCTCCGGCAGCGCCTACCTGCGTGAATCCTTCCGGCCGATCCTGCTGCGCGTGGGCGAGATCCTCAAGGGCGTGGACGGCAAGCTGGTGGTGTCTGGCCATAGCGACAACATTCCCATCTTCACCGAGCGCTATCGCTCCAACTGGGAGCTGTCCGCGGCGCGTGCCGTCTCGGTGGTGCACGAACTGATCGACGAGGCCGGCATCCAGCCGCAACGCATCAGCATCGAGGGACGAGCCGACACCCAGCCGCTGGTGCCCAACGACAGTCCTGCCAATCGGGCCAAGAACCGGCGGGTGGAGATCCTCTTCGTGCAGGGTGATGATCTGGAAACGGCCAACGAACTGCCGCTCTCCGGTGTCGAGGCCACACCGGGCCTGGGGGCAGCCCCACGGCAGCCCGGGCAGATGGTCGATGAAGACCCATTCGTAGCCGCACCGCCTGTCGCGGGGACGAAGTCGGCGGGTGTGCCTTGA
- the pomA gene encoding flagellar motor protein PomA, protein MDLATLIGMLGAFGIIIAAIVTGGDALVFINVPSLLIVLGGTVMAVLIKFPLSHFLGAFKVALKAFIHKTENPDELIREGVALANVARKEGVLGLENQEISNEFLKRGIQFCVDGHEPEFVRSMLNKDINLTIERHERGQAIFKALGDMAPAMGMIGTLIGLVQMLSNMDDPKQIGPAMAVALLTTLYGAIIANAFALPIADKLAHRTMEERLNKNLILEAINGIQEGINPRVMEELLKTYLPPSKRDLVDEKEAA, encoded by the coding sequence GTGGATCTCGCAACCCTGATCGGCATGCTCGGCGCCTTCGGTATCATCATCGCCGCCATCGTCACCGGCGGCGATGCCCTGGTGTTCATCAACGTTCCCTCGCTGCTGATCGTGCTCGGCGGCACGGTCATGGCGGTGTTGATCAAGTTCCCGCTGAGCCATTTTCTGGGCGCCTTCAAGGTGGCGCTCAAGGCCTTCATCCACAAGACAGAGAATCCGGACGAGCTGATCCGCGAAGGGGTGGCGCTGGCCAACGTGGCACGCAAGGAGGGCGTGCTGGGTCTGGAGAACCAGGAGATCAGCAACGAGTTCCTCAAGCGCGGCATCCAGTTCTGCGTCGACGGCCACGAGCCGGAGTTCGTGCGCAGCATGCTGAACAAGGACATCAACCTGACCATCGAACGCCACGAGCGGGGCCAGGCGATCTTCAAGGCGCTGGGCGACATGGCCCCGGCCATGGGCATGATCGGTACCCTGATCGGCCTGGTGCAGATGCTTTCCAACATGGACGACCCCAAGCAGATCGGTCCGGCCATGGCGGTGGCGCTGCTCACCACCCTCTATGGCGCCATCATCGCCAATGCCTTCGCCCTGCCGATCGCCGACAAGCTGGCCCATCGCACCATGGAGGAGCGACTCAACAAGAACCTTATCCTGGAGGCCATCAACGGCATCCAGGAGGGCATCAATCCGCGGGTCATGGAGGAACTGCTGAAGACCTATCTGCCCCCCAGCAAGCGCGACCTGGTCGATGAGAAAGAGGCCGCCTGA
- a CDS encoding thymidine phosphorylase family protein: MTEETGNQKLDETSASRSLRVKRIGIDTYRENVAYLHRDCAVYRAEGFQALSKIEITDGGRRILAVLNVVDDDHIVNPGELGLAEQAFDQFGSAEGDAVRVAHAEPPTSMEAVRRKMNGERLDADDFLAIARDIVDNRYSKMEMAAFLVSTGQNGLDRDEILYLTQAMVASGERLDWDEPLVADKHCIGGIPGNRTSMLVVPIIAAHGMLIPKTSSRAITSPAGTADTMEVLAEVELPPERLHELVRHHRGCLAWGGTAQLAPADDILISVERPLGIDSQGQMVASILSKKLAAGSTHLLIDIPVGPTAKVRHMGQALALRKLFEFVGDRSGLHLEVVITDGRQPIGRGIGPVLEARDVMQVLENHPEAPADLRQKALHLAGRILEFDPDVRGGSGYAIARDILESGRALTKMNAIIDAQGRHKTRFEPGPLRFEVCAPHDGLVTAIDNYQLARIARIAGAPMGKGAGVDLLKKVGDDVSAGEPIYRVHAEVRADFEFARSLTDRESGYSFGNELPPDAPLPPF, translated from the coding sequence ATGACAGAAGAGACTGGAAATCAAAAGCTTGACGAAACCTCGGCATCCCGCTCGCTGCGCGTGAAACGGATCGGTATCGACACCTACCGCGAGAACGTGGCCTATTTGCACCGCGACTGCGCCGTGTACCGGGCGGAAGGCTTCCAGGCCCTTTCCAAGATCGAGATCACCGATGGCGGACGCCGCATCCTGGCCGTGCTCAACGTGGTCGACGATGACCACATCGTCAATCCCGGGGAACTGGGCCTGGCCGAGCAGGCCTTCGACCAGTTCGGCAGCGCCGAGGGCGACGCGGTGCGGGTCGCCCACGCCGAGCCACCGACCTCGATGGAGGCGGTGCGGCGCAAGATGAACGGCGAGCGGCTGGACGCCGACGACTTTCTGGCCATTGCCCGGGACATCGTCGACAACCGCTACTCGAAGATGGAAATGGCCGCCTTCCTGGTCTCCACCGGACAGAACGGCCTGGATCGGGACGAGATCCTCTATCTCACCCAGGCGATGGTCGCCTCCGGTGAGCGGCTCGACTGGGACGAACCGCTGGTGGCCGACAAGCACTGCATCGGCGGCATCCCCGGCAACCGCACCTCGATGCTGGTGGTGCCGATCATCGCCGCCCACGGCATGCTGATCCCCAAGACCTCGAGCCGCGCCATCACCTCACCGGCAGGCACCGCCGACACCATGGAGGTGCTGGCCGAGGTGGAACTGCCGCCCGAACGGCTGCACGAGCTGGTACGCCATCACCGTGGCTGCCTGGCCTGGGGCGGCACCGCCCAGCTCGCCCCGGCGGACGACATCCTGATCTCGGTGGAACGTCCGCTGGGCATCGACTCCCAGGGACAGATGGTCGCCTCCATCCTCTCCAAGAAACTGGCCGCCGGCTCCACCCACCTGCTGATCGACATCCCGGTCGGCCCCACCGCCAAGGTGCGGCACATGGGGCAGGCACTGGCCCTGCGCAAGCTGTTCGAGTTCGTCGGCGACCGCAGCGGCCTGCACCTGGAGGTGGTGATCACCGACGGCCGCCAGCCGATCGGCCGCGGCATCGGCCCGGTGTTGGAGGCACGCGACGTCATGCAGGTGCTGGAGAACCATCCCGAGGCGCCGGCCGACCTGCGCCAGAAAGCCCTGCATCTGGCCGGGCGCATCCTGGAGTTCGACCCGGACGTGCGCGGCGGCTCCGGTTATGCCATCGCCCGCGACATCCTCGAATCCGGCCGCGCCCTGACCAAGATGAACGCCATCATCGACGCCCAGGGGCGCCACAAGACCCGGTTCGAGCCGGGGCCGCTGCGTTTCGAGGTCTGCGCCCCGCACGACGGCCTGGTCACCGCCATCGACAACTACCAGCTGGCGCGCATCGCCCGCATCGCCGGCGCGCCGATGGGCAAGGGTGCCGGTGTCGACCTGCTGAAGAAGGTCGGCGACGACGTCAGTGCCGGCGAACCCATCTATCGGGTGCATGCCGAGGTTCGTGCCGACTTCGAATTCGCCCGCAGCCTCACCGACCGGGAATCGGGCTACAGCTTCGGTAACGAGCTGCCACCTGACGCGCCGCTGCCGCCGTTCTAG